The genomic window TGGTAAAGCAAATCTGCGCCTACCTAGACCAAGCAATGATTCCCCCTTCACAAGGTCCTACTACTCAATCATCATCGACAAATAGTTAAAGCATGCGCTGCCAATGGCGCTCTTCCCTCGTGATGCTGCTGATTCACGAGCCATGGAGCCATGATCGCCACAGCAGAATTGCCTTAATCACCAGCGGGATCGCTACTGCCAAACCACTGGCTCGACAATTAAAAAGGCCTCTTAGTACGACTGGCAAAACCGTTGGTTTTTACCCATTCGCCCGAGGCCTTAAAAAACGAAACGGAGGCACTGGACCAACCAGTCACCTCCAAGCATCAAGTGCTCATTTGAGCGCTAATGGAACGCTACCGTTGGCGCCAACCGCCGAGCTAACGACAGAGGTCCCGAGACGACCAGCGGCCTTCGCCATGCGTTTTGCTACAGACGTGGAGGCAACAAGACTTTTGCTCCCACTAGCTTTGCGTGCACGACGAGCTGGTCGCGACGTGCCAACTGATGTGCTGGAAGACTTCTTCGCGGAGGCCTTGGCAGCAGAGGTTTTCTTCGCGGGGGCTTTAACAGCAGAGGCTTTCTTTGCAGGGGCTTTAACAGCAGAGGCTTTCTTTGCAGGGGCTTTAGCAGCAGAGGCTTTCTTTGCAGGGGCTTTGGCGGCAGAGGCTTTCTTTGCAGGGGCTTTGGTCGTCGAAGCCTTCCTTGCAGAGGCTTTGGTCGTCGAAGCCTTCCTTGCAGAGGCTTTGGTCGTCGAAGCCTTCCTTGCGGGGGCTTTGGTCGTCGAAGCTTTAGTCGTACTGGATTTCTCTGCGGACTTTCCACTAGACACCTTCTTTGCAGGAGTCTTACTCGGTGATTTACCTGGACCTCGACTGCGATGAGTCAGCACCATGGCCCACTCATCAGCAGTGAGATTTGAAGGCTTGCTGCCATGTGTATTGGCAAGCTTGGCAGCCTTTTCGATGTCCTTGATCAAATTGGTCCAGGAAGTCGCAAAGCGCTTGTCGGACTGAGACTTGGCACCGCTTTCAACCAAGGTTTCCACCACTCCAGCTGCACTGACCTTCTTACGGCGACGATTAAAGATCTCCTTCTGAAGCTGTGCGATCAAAGCATCGGCTTTAACGCTTAGCTTGATGGTTAGCTGAGACATTGAAGAATAAATAGCTATCTTATATGTAGCATCTCGATCGAATGTCAACAAATAGTCGAAGTTAAGCTGTCGTTGCTGGAGGCTTCAAATAAGCCTGCAATGCAGGGTCAAGTTGCCCCTGTTGAACCAGCCCACGCCCAAGGGCAACAGCGTCATACCCCGCATTAAGCCAGGGGATGAAGTCTTGAACCGTAAGCCCACCAGCGGCAATCACAAAGGGCAAAGCCTCCATCGGTCCAGCCAACTGACGCCAGTAATCAACCCCCAAAACTGATGCAGGGAACAACTTAACGAGCCGGCATCCACAACGGTAAGCCTGCTGAATCTCAGTGGGAGTGAACACCCCAGGCACAAGGAGCTGATGCATTTCCCGCGCCTTCTGATGAAGGTCGGGATCCCAATATGAAGTCATGGCATAAGCAAGGCCTAGCTCTGCCACAGACTGCAAGGCTTCTGGACAGCTAATAGAGGCTGCTCCCAGGCAGAGCCCTGCAAAGCACTTCTGCACCTCCTTCATCAAAGACATCCAACCAGGATGAGGAGACCAGGCCAGCTCCACATGCCGAACTCCGAGAAGATGCAACTGCTCGAAAACCGCAAACAAAGAAGCTCTAGAGCTAGATCCCTCAAGATCGTCGTGCTCGCTACGCAATACCACAACCAAAGGCTGGGCCCGTAGTGAGGCTATCAAGATCTCTTGCCTATCAAGCCAGAGGCAATCACCAGAGCGCTCAGACGTATTCGGCAACCCTTACATCGCGTCGGATCAACAATTCCTGCAAATCCTGAGCATCAAGTGTTTCCTTCTCTACAAGCAAATCAGCCAACTCATCAAGAACAGAACGATTCTCGATCAATACTTTGGTGGCACGCTTGTAAGCCACATCAACAAGATCAGAGACCTCTGCATCGATAATTGCTGCAGTGTCTTCAGAGAAATCGCGTTCAGAGGCGATGTCACGGCCAAGAAACATCCCTCCCTGAGACCGCCCCAAGGCGACCGGACCAAGCTTGTCGCTCATCCCAAACCTCGTCACCATCTGCCTGGCGACCTGAGCGACCTGTTGAAGGTCATTTGATGCACCAGTGGTCACCTCGTCTTCGCCATAGACGATTTCTTCTGCAACTCGACCACCAAGAGCGACAGCCATCTGGTTCTGCAAATAAGCCCTGGAATAGAGACCCGACTCCATCCTCTCCTCACTCGGGGTGAAGAATGTGAGACCACCCGCCTGACCACGAGGAATGATGGAAATCTTCTGCACCGAGTCGTAATCAGGCATAAGGGCTCCTACCAGGGCATGACCAGACTCGTGATAAGCAACCAGTCGCTTACGCCGTTCACTCATGACACGATCCTTCTTCTCAGGACCAACCATGACTCGCTCAATGGCGTCGCTAATCTCGTCATTGCTTACTTCTGTGAGCTCACGACGCGCTGCGAGGATTGCCGCTTCATTGAGCAAGTTGGCAAGATCAGCCCCTGTGAAGCCTGGTGTGCGCCGCGCCACTTTGTCGAGATCAACATCCTTGGACAGGGTCTTATCGCGGGCATGCACATTGAGGATCTGCAGGCGACCGGTGTAATCAGGGCGCTCCACAACAACCTGTCGATCAAATCGACCAGGGCGCATCAACGCCGAATCGAGCACATCAGGTCGATTGGTGGCCGCCACGATGATGATGCCGGTATTGCCCTCGAAACCATCCATTTCAGTAAGCAGCTGGTTAAGAGTCTGCTCACGTTCATCGTTGCCACCGCCAAGACCAGCCCCCCGCTGCCGACCCACCGCATCAATTTCATCAATGAAAACAATGCAAGGAGCGTTCTTCTTGGCCTGCTCAAATAGGTCCCGGACTCGACTGGCACCAACCCCAACAAACATCTCGACAAACTCCGAGCCTGAGATCGAGAAGAACGGCACCGCCGCTTCACCTGCCACTGCTTTGGCAAGCAGTGTTTTGCCAGTTCCGGGAGGGCCTACAAGCAGAACACCTTTGGGGATTTTTGCGCCAACAGCAGTAAATCGATCAGGGTTTTTGAGAAAGTCAACGACTTCGGTAAGTTCAAGCTTTGCCCCTTCGATCCCAGCAACATCACTAAAGGTGACCTGAGTGGACGGCTCCATCTGAACTCTGGCCTTGCTCTTACCAAAATTCATTGCAGGGTTACCACCGCCACCACCACTCTGAGAACGTCGGAAGAGAAAGAAAAGTCCACCCAATAACAACAAGGGGAATATCAAACTTCCGGCGGCCTGTTGCCAAGCACCTGCCTGACGGGTTGGTTGAACAGCAATATCAACGTTGTGATCCGTTAACAACTTCAAAAGATCCTTGTCAGGGGCAAGGTTGACATCCGCGCGTCGACCATCGCTTTCAACAACCTGAGCGGTGGCCTGGTCTGGGGAGATCAGCACACGACTCACTTGGTTGTCCTGAACTGCTTCAACAAATTCGCTGTAGCGGAGAGTCTCCCGCTCAGTCGTGCCAGGTTTGCCGAGGAAAGCCGTGCCGACCACGACCACCACGACCACCAGAAGAACGTAAAGACCTACGTTGCGCCAGCGTTTATCCAAGATTCTCCTGCCTGTAATGAAAGAATGTTATTCGGGCTAAGGGAATCACGTGGCTCTCAGCACCTCAACCACGCTACGGAAGGCGAACCACTCAGGGATCTCCTCGCCACTTCTCAACATCTTGCGAAACTGCGTACCGCTGAGCTTCTTGACATGTAATCCACGAGCCTCGGCATGCTCAGCAGTGACGTAGCCCTCCTCTTCAGTGAAAACAAGATTCAACGAGGGTACCGTTTCCATTGCCAGCTCTACTGCACATTCCTGTGCAAAGTTCTGCGCGTCGTAAGGGCCATAGAAGTCATCGCCGCTAAGGGAGGACTTACATCCGGCCATGTCACGACCAATGATGAAATGGGTACATCCATAATTGCGGCGAATAATCATGTGTTGCAGGGCTTCGCGCGGACCTGCCATATGCATGGCATAGGGAAGATAGGCCCAGCGAATGCGGGGATTATCTACCTCCGCAGCCAACCGCTCATAGGTCTGAAAACGTACCCCGCCAGGGATATCATCCTCCTGAGTTGGTCCACAGGTGGGATGCACTAGCACAACTGCGTTCTCGCTCACATTGCTGGCATGCAAGGCTCGCGTAAACAACTCGTAGTGAGCACGATGAATAGGATTGCGACACTGAAAGGCAACAACGTCCTCCCCGGCAGGAAGTTCCGCCCGAACCTGAGCAGGGCTCTTGCAAGGGAAAATACGCTTGGGCAACTCCAAACCCTGCAAGGTGCCCCCGAGATAAAAGCGCTTGCGTTCCGTGGCAATCATGCGCACAGCGGGATGTTCTAGAGAGGTGGTGCCATAGCAACCTTTGGCTTCCACAACCTTGTCGGGCTCCCATTTGTCCTCGACTTGGAGAACTGCCAAATCCTGACCCTTGTAACTCAGCAACACCCGATCACCGATCGCTACATCCTCTCGATCGGTATCCATCACGATTGGCAGGCCGAAAAGATAGCCGGAAAGAGTGCGATGGCCTGCAACAACAGCGTCGTAATCACCCTGGTGCATAAAGCCCCGCTCAGGCGAAAAGCCTCCACCGACAAGCAACTCCAGATCGCAAGCATTGCGATCTGAACACTCCAACACATAGTTGGCACTGGCCTTGACAGCTTCTTGCTGATCAGTAGCCACCATCAAATCCACCAGTTTCCCTCCATAGGGGGCGATCACGCCTGGAGACTGGGCAGATGCAGAGGGACTGGCAATCATGACAAGCCTGAGGATGCCGGGAGATTCTCCCAGACGGCTGGTTTTGATCAGCTAAGACCAGACGCAACTAAATCATGGTCAAAAAAAGGGGCCCATAGGCCCCCTTGAAAAATCTTCAGTTGATTGGGATTAGGAACGATGAGAAGTCTTCTAATCAGCCCTTACGGCCATAGAGGACTCCAGAGATCTTGAGATCACGAGCTTCCTTAGAACCCATGTCTGTATCAGCAGTCTGTAATGCGACGAAGGTGCCAGCAAATTCATTAGAGCCAGCGTCAACACTATCGACAGAGAGGGTGATTTGACCCTTGCCATCGATATAGCGCTTGACGTTTTCAGTCTGGAGATCCTTGTCATCACCCCCCAATGCAACGAGGCCTTGGGCATAGTCAACACCTGTAGTCAAAGCGCGACTTTTGGGATCAAGGAAGTTACTGGTGCGATAACTAGGTGTCCTTGTTGTGCCTTTGAACTCAGTACCAACAGAGATTGAAGAACTGTTGGAATCCACCTGCATGTCTTTAGCTGAGAAGACAAAAGGCACTTCCTCACCATTAGGAGCGAGGACGGTAATTAATTGAAAGTCAATACCACCCTTTTCAGCGAAGGCGCCAGAACTAGAAATGTCTCCGAAAACCTGCTCAATAGTGGTGTTATTGGATGGGCTGATGATCTTTGTTTTAGCGAAATCAGCTTTTTTGCGCTTTGTAGGAGCAACCTTCACAAGCACCTCAGTCGGTTGCAAGCAAATGTCGCTGAGAGTATCGCCAGAACCAATGCTGATGGATCCACTTGAACCCGCGGCGATGGTTGGGCAATCGTTTGCTCTACCGGTATTAACGATGTTGCCAAAACGTGCATTAGAGCGTTCATTGCCAACAACGAAATCGCTATCGCCCGCGCCATCTGTGATTGCGGCGGACACACTGCTTGGGGCAGATACAAAGGTGAGACAGAAAGCCAGCACCAGGGCCAGCAAAGGACGAAACAGCATGGGAAGAAGCCGAAAGGCCAGATAACTGCGGGATGAACCGCCCAAAATGATCGTTTGGATCCTACAGGGCACAAATAGGCGTTACGGCTAGCTTCTTCCACCTCTCAACAACCCGTCGCTTACCGAGGTCAGTGACCACCCACAGCGAAGACGCCATAAAAGGCCGTATAGCCCCACTGATAGCTGAACTACGACAGGTGGCCGATGAGCTCAAACAGGCAGAGAGCCTGCTGCCATTACTGCGGGAGATTGAAACGATCCATCTCGATATCCAGGAAGGTCCCTTTCGCCAAAGCTTGCCGGAAGATCTTCAAGACCTTTACACCCTGCTTCAGACCATGAAGAAAAGCGGAGGCTGGCCATATATCCCAAGGCTGCAACTGCGCACTTTCATCGATCTACTTGGTCAAGATGGCGCCGAAATCACGACCTGAACCTCCAAAATGGCATCAAGCAACTGATGCGCCAATGCCAGCTTGGACGTAACAGGTAAAGAACGGATGCTGCCATCGGCAGCAAGCAACCAACCACCATTGAAATCCTCCTCAAAACCCTGACCTGGGCGATCAATCGGATTCGCCATCAGCAGATCACAGCCTTTGCGAAGACGCTTTTCCTCACCAAGCTGCTGAATCTGAGCTTCATTACCAGTTAGTGCAGCAAAACCAAGCAGAACCTGACCAACTGGTCGCCTTAAAACGAGCTCAGCGAGAAGGTCAGGGACTTGCTCCCAGCCCTGAGAAAAAGACTGAAGCAAGCAATCCTTCGAAAGTTTCTCAGTCTGAGCAGGGTTAACCCGACGAACGTCCGCAACCGCCGCCGCCATCGCCACTGCATCTGCTTTGGACTGCAGCTGCGCCAGCATGTTCTGCATCTCATCTGCGCTGGTCACTGGATAGGCCGCCAACCCCTCCAACCAAGCAACAGGTAATTTCAAAGGACCATGCACCAAATCAACCTGTGCTCCGCGTAGCCGAGCTGCCTGCGCCAGCAACACCCCCATGCGGCCGCTGCTGCGATTGATCAACAGCCTGGCTGGATCCAAAACCTCCACTGTCGATCCAGCGGTCACCAACAACCTTCGCCCTTGCCAATCGCGTTGCAGCCTGCCTGTCTCATCAGCCTGCAAAAGCCCACTAACAACAGCCAGCTCAATCAACTTCGGATCGACCATGCGGCCATCCCCGATCCGATCACAGGCCAGCAGCCCAGATTCAGGGGCCAATGGCAGCACTCTTCGATCAGTCTGCAACTCTTGCCAGTTCCTCCTCACGGCAGGGTTGGACCACATGGCAGTGTTCATTGCTGCCGCTGCAAGCACCGGCCGTTCACAGGCCAGCAACAAACTTGCCAGAAGCCCCTCTGCAAGCCCATGTGACCAACGGGCAAGACTCGTTGCACTTAAAGGAGCGACAATGACAAGCTCAGCCCATTCAGCCAGGGCCACATGTAAAGGACGAGGCTCGCTCGAATTCCATTGATCCTCATCCTGGTAGCAGCGATGCCTACTAAGACTGGCAAGAGCAACAGGGCTGACTAGACGAGCAGCACTAGGCGTCACAAGACAGCGCACCTCAGCGCCGGCCTTGATCAGAGCACTCACCAGCAATGGTGTTTTAACAGCCGCGATACTGCCAGTGACTGCTACAAGCAGACGGCGACCCATAAGAGGGCGTGCCGCCTCAATCTTCATCGAAGGGTTCCTGATCGATC from Prochlorococcus marinus str. MIT 9313 includes these protein-coding regions:
- a CDS encoding bifunctional 4-hydroxy-2-oxoglutarate aldolase/2-dehydro-3-deoxy-phosphogluconate aldolase; translated protein: MPNTSERSGDCLWLDRQEILIASLRAQPLVVVLRSEHDDLEGSSSRASLFAVFEQLHLLGVRHVELAWSPHPGWMSLMKEVQKCFAGLCLGAASISCPEALQSVAELGLAYAMTSYWDPDLHQKAREMHQLLVPGVFTPTEIQQAYRCGCRLVKLFPASVLGVDYWRQLAGPMEALPFVIAAGGLTVQDFIPWLNAGYDAVALGRGLVQQGQLDPALQAYLKPPATTA
- the ftsH3 gene encoding ATP-dependent zinc metalloprotease FtsH3 is translated as MDKRWRNVGLYVLLVVVVVVVGTAFLGKPGTTERETLRYSEFVEAVQDNQVSRVLISPDQATAQVVESDGRRADVNLAPDKDLLKLLTDHNVDIAVQPTRQAGAWQQAAGSLIFPLLLLGGLFFLFRRSQSGGGGGNPAMNFGKSKARVQMEPSTQVTFSDVAGIEGAKLELTEVVDFLKNPDRFTAVGAKIPKGVLLVGPPGTGKTLLAKAVAGEAAVPFFSISGSEFVEMFVGVGASRVRDLFEQAKKNAPCIVFIDEIDAVGRQRGAGLGGGNDEREQTLNQLLTEMDGFEGNTGIIIVAATNRPDVLDSALMRPGRFDRQVVVERPDYTGRLQILNVHARDKTLSKDVDLDKVARRTPGFTGADLANLLNEAAILAARRELTEVSNDEISDAIERVMVGPEKKDRVMSERRKRLVAYHESGHALVGALMPDYDSVQKISIIPRGQAGGLTFFTPSEERMESGLYSRAYLQNQMAVALGGRVAEEIVYGEDEVTTGASNDLQQVAQVARQMVTRFGMSDKLGPVALGRSQGGMFLGRDIASERDFSEDTAAIIDAEVSDLVDVAYKRATKVLIENRSVLDELADLLVEKETLDAQDLQELLIRRDVRVAEYV
- the sat gene encoding sulfate adenylyltransferase, producing MIASPSASAQSPGVIAPYGGKLVDLMVATDQQEAVKASANYVLECSDRNACDLELLVGGGFSPERGFMHQGDYDAVVAGHRTLSGYLFGLPIVMDTDREDVAIGDRVLLSYKGQDLAVLQVEDKWEPDKVVEAKGCYGTTSLEHPAVRMIATERKRFYLGGTLQGLELPKRIFPCKSPAQVRAELPAGEDVVAFQCRNPIHRAHYELFTRALHASNVSENAVVLVHPTCGPTQEDDIPGGVRFQTYERLAAEVDNPRIRWAYLPYAMHMAGPREALQHMIIRRNYGCTHFIIGRDMAGCKSSLSGDDFYGPYDAQNFAQECAVELAMETVPSLNLVFTEEEGYVTAEHAEARGLHVKKLSGTQFRKMLRSGEEIPEWFAFRSVVEVLRAT
- the psbO gene encoding photosystem II manganese-stabilizing polypeptide translates to MLFRPLLALVLAFCLTFVSAPSSVSAAITDGAGDSDFVVGNERSNARFGNIVNTGRANDCPTIAAGSSGSISIGSGDTLSDICLQPTEVLVKVAPTKRKKADFAKTKIISPSNNTTIEQVFGDISSSGAFAEKGGIDFQLITVLAPNGEEVPFVFSAKDMQVDSNSSSISVGTEFKGTTRTPSYRTSNFLDPKSRALTTGVDYAQGLVALGGDDKDLQTENVKRYIDGKGQITLSVDSVDAGSNEFAGTFVALQTADTDMGSKEARDLKISGVLYGRKG
- the coaBC gene encoding bifunctional phosphopantothenoylcysteine decarboxylase/phosphopantothenate--cysteine ligase CoaBC — protein: MKIEAARPLMGRRLLVAVTGSIAAVKTPLLVSALIKAGAEVRCLVTPSAARLVSPVALASLSRHRCYQDEDQWNSSEPRPLHVALAEWAELVIVAPLSATSLARWSHGLAEGLLASLLLACERPVLAAAAMNTAMWSNPAVRRNWQELQTDRRVLPLAPESGLLACDRIGDGRMVDPKLIELAVVSGLLQADETGRLQRDWQGRRLLVTAGSTVEVLDPARLLINRSSGRMGVLLAQAARLRGAQVDLVHGPLKLPVAWLEGLAAYPVTSADEMQNMLAQLQSKADAVAMAAAVADVRRVNPAQTEKLSKDCLLQSFSQGWEQVPDLLAELVLRRPVGQVLLGFAALTGNEAQIQQLGEEKRLRKGCDLLMANPIDRPGQGFEEDFNGGWLLAADGSIRSLPVTSKLALAHQLLDAILEVQVVISAPS